The genomic stretch GGTTAGAAATCTCTTTCAACTTAATTAGAAGTTCTTGGATTCGAATCCAACTTTGAACATGCAGCAATGTAAGGTAATTTTCTTGAGGGTGCAGTTGCGCGGATAGAACAATATGAATATAGAAAATTAAAGGCCTCAAAGCTAAGACAGAGAGACCAGTTCACATAATACAAAGCTTCCTTCATATGAGGAAGAACCAAAAATAAGTGTTTCTATTCATTGTTACAACTACTACATAAGATTTAGAGGAAGTTATCAAAGTAACTATGGACCCTAAAAGCTGTTTCTAAAGCTCTAATATGAATTCCTGTAATTAAGAACCTAATTTTCTCACACTCaccaaattaaaactaaaaacaaatatAGATGAAGAAAAAAGAACCAGCCAGCCAGAAACTGAAATCTTACAAGGGAGATGTAGTTCCTTTGGAGGAGTGATGCATGTTGGCGAAACTCAAGCATAAGTGGCGGTCTCTGTCGTCCCCCCATCCTCCCCATCCTTTAAATCCGGCTTTATAACCCGGCTGATTTTCATAGACATGGACATTCCAATCCGAACCAATGTTAGCAACCTTGTCGGGCTCGTCTACACGAATGTTCGCCATGCCGTTATCAATACAAGCCTTATTCTCCCCTTGACCCTGATGCAAACCGCATTTCCCAAAATGAACGGCACTAGTCCTCGGGCCTCGTAGCGTGTAGACAGGACTGCCGAACGATGGATAAACAGTCGCCCACATAGTGATATCCCAATTATAATCATCAAAGAAACAAAATTCACTAGCTTTATTGTGTATTTTCTTCCAAACCGTTCGATTGAACGAGTAACCTACATTTCCCATTCTCTCTGCAATTAAACTTTCCCACTCTTCGCCTCTTGAGTTCACATCAGAAGGTGCTAAATTTGCAGCATAACAATCAGGACACTTCATAGGCTTCAACAAAGTTAGTATCTGAAGATTGCGATACGCATTAGGAAAGATGAAATGATCTTCTTCAATAAACAGAATATGACCAGAATGCAGTCTAGTTTCGTTCAATCCATCCCATACCGTGTTCA from Vicia villosa cultivar HV-30 ecotype Madison, WI linkage group LG4, Vvil1.0, whole genome shotgun sequence encodes the following:
- the LOC131600221 gene encoding alpha-1,6-mannosyl-glycoprotein 2-beta-N-acetylglucosaminyltransferase; translated protein: MASYKKPRLRDLALRRLLSVVFVTLCGVLILIFLLGSNSTLNNETKDFDIVDDGLRYRRDLKFTKMQSLPQQSDLSLKLEKLNLLPPRNLDLYPNLAKDAIVVVLYVHNRPQYLRVVVESLSKVVGINETLLIVSHDGYFEEMNEIVSGIRFCQVKQIYAPYSPHLFPNSFPGVSVGDCKDKDDAERKHCEGNPDQYGNHRSPKIVSLKHHWWWMMNTVWDGLNETRLHSGHILFIEEDHFIFPNAYRNLQILTLLKPMKCPDCYAANLAPSDVNSRGEEWESLIAERMGNVGYSFNRTVWKKIHNKASEFCFFDDYNWDITMWATVYPSFGSPVYTLRGPRTSAVHFGKCGLHQGQGENKACIDNGMANIRVDEPDKVANIGSDWNVHVYENQPGYKAGFKGWGGWGDDRDRHLCLSFANMHHSSKGTTSPL